The following are encoded together in the Daucus carota subsp. sativus chromosome 5, DH1 v3.0, whole genome shotgun sequence genome:
- the LOC108222798 gene encoding 14-3-3-like protein G-BOX factor 14 kappa — MATLSREQYVYMAKLAEQAERYEEMVEFMEKLVTGATPAGELTVEERNLLSVAYKNVIGSLRAAWRIVSSIEQKEESRKNEDHVVLVKDYRSKVESELSDVCGGILKLLETNLVPSASTSESKVFYLKMKGDYHRYMAEFKVGDERKEAAEDTMNSYKAAQDIALADLAPTHPIRLGLALNFSVFYYEILNSSDKACSMAKQAFEEAIAELDTLGEESYKDSTLIMQLLRDNLTLWTSDSQDQLDEP; from the exons atGGCGACTCTAAGCAGAGAACAGTACGTGTACATGGCGAAACTCGCGGAACAAGCCGAGCGATACGAAGAGATGGTGGAATTCATGGAGAAACTGGTGACCGGCGCGACTCCGGCCGGTGAATTGACCGTCGAGGAGCGCAACCTCCTCTCGGTGGCGTACAAAAACGTGATCGGATCGCTGCGAGCCGCGTGGCGAATCGTTTCCTCGATTGAACAGAAAGAGGAGTCGAGGAAGAACGAGGACCACGTGGTACTAGTCAAGGATTACAGATCTAAAGTTGAATCGGAGTTATCGGATGTGTGTGGTGGGATTTTGAAGCTTTTGGAGACTAATTTGGTGCCGTCGGCCTCCACTAGTGAGTCCAAAGTGTTTTATTTGAAGATGAAGGGCGATTATCATAGGTACATGGCGGAGTTTAAAGTCGGTGATGAAAGGAAGGAAGCTGCGGAGGATACGATGAATTCTTATAAGGCTGCCCAG GATATTGCACTAGCAGATTTGGCTCCTACACATCCAATTAGATTGGGGCTAGCGCTCAATTTCTCAGTATTCTACTATGAGATTCTTAATTCTTCTGACAAAGCGTGTAGTATGGCAAAACAG GCATTTGAGGAAGCCATAGCTGAGCTTGACACTCTGGGTGAAGAATCATACAAAGACAGTACTCTGATCATGCAGCTCCTGAGGGACAATCTCACCCTCTGGACTTCAGATTCACAG GACCAACTGGATGAGCCATGA